The following are encoded in a window of Pseudomonadota bacterium genomic DNA:
- a CDS encoding TIGR04563 family protein — MEMSKNEKQVDSRSDKRKQSLYFPEEMLNEIIAEANRQDRSLSWIVQKAWKIARKEIMKYPSVNEGPEGDKKG, encoded by the coding sequence ATGGAGATGAGCAAGAACGAGAAGCAGGTGGACAGCCGTTCGGACAAGAGGAAGCAGAGCCTCTACTTCCCGGAGGAGATGCTCAACGAGATCATCGCCGAGGCGAACCGGCAGGACCGCTCGCTGTCCTGGATCGTGCAGAAGGCGTGGAAGATCGCCCGCAAGGAGATCATGAAGTACCCGTCGGTGAACGAGGGC